The proteins below are encoded in one region of Bacillus vallismortis:
- the flgK gene encoding flagellar hook-associated protein FlgK, producing MTSTFMGLETARRALSAQQAALSTTANNVANANTDGYTRQRVSLEATDYFPAVSKNAEKTAGQMGTGVQGKSVERIRDIFLDYQYRLQNNSAGYYDTKAKALSQMEGILNEMDESGLNSVLNSFWNSLQELSNNTNEDSARSVVAEKGKALAETFNYLSESLTNVQSNLKAELDTTVLDVNSLLSQLNSLNKQIAQVEPVGLLPNGLYDQRDVLIDKLSSMVDIKLSYNKSGGNALASAEGTVSIEIIDKNKQSLGTVLDGKNYEVSELAANYDNETGLVSSVSIGGAAVQAGSFSSKGSLLGFIESYGYVTAGGEVKGAYPDMLSDLDNMALEFAKAFNEVHKNGLTKSGEQGGDFFDFTGGESEPAKGAAGKIKIADSILDSKGANIAFSLTGAANDNANATKLANVLTGDITINGTKTSVLDYYAGLIGELGIKAQEANRLASNTETQLNDADINRQQMSAVSLDEEMTNMIQFQHAYNAAARMVTLQDEILDKVINGMGVGGR from the coding sequence ATGACATCTACCTTTATGGGGCTTGAAACTGCAAGGCGGGCGTTAAGCGCTCAGCAAGCAGCGTTAAGCACTACTGCAAATAACGTGGCAAATGCCAATACAGACGGTTATACAAGACAGCGGGTCTCATTGGAAGCAACTGACTATTTTCCTGCTGTATCAAAAAACGCAGAAAAAACCGCGGGACAAATGGGAACGGGCGTTCAAGGCAAGTCAGTTGAGAGAATAAGAGATATCTTTCTTGACTACCAATACCGCCTTCAAAACAACAGTGCCGGTTACTACGACACTAAGGCCAAAGCTTTGTCCCAGATGGAAGGCATCTTAAATGAGATGGATGAAAGCGGCTTAAACAGTGTGCTCAATTCATTTTGGAATTCCCTTCAGGAGTTATCAAACAATACAAACGAAGACAGCGCGCGTTCTGTTGTTGCTGAAAAAGGAAAAGCTTTAGCAGAAACGTTTAATTACCTTTCTGAATCACTTACAAATGTTCAATCGAACTTAAAAGCGGAGCTAGATACTACTGTATTAGATGTCAATTCTCTGCTTTCTCAATTAAACAGCTTAAATAAGCAAATTGCGCAAGTAGAGCCAGTCGGGCTTCTTCCGAATGGTTTATATGACCAGCGAGATGTGCTGATCGATAAATTATCCTCAATGGTTGATATCAAACTCAGCTATAACAAATCAGGCGGGAATGCACTTGCTTCTGCTGAAGGAACTGTATCAATTGAAATAATTGATAAAAATAAACAGTCGCTGGGAACTGTTTTGGACGGTAAAAATTACGAGGTTTCAGAACTTGCAGCCAATTATGATAATGAAACTGGTTTAGTATCAAGTGTTTCAATCGGAGGCGCTGCTGTACAGGCTGGGTCATTCAGCAGTAAAGGGTCTCTTTTAGGATTTATAGAATCTTACGGATATGTAACAGCAGGCGGCGAAGTAAAGGGCGCATACCCGGATATGCTTTCTGACCTTGATAATATGGCGCTTGAATTCGCTAAAGCTTTCAATGAGGTTCACAAAAATGGTTTGACCAAAAGCGGTGAGCAAGGCGGAGACTTTTTTGATTTTACCGGAGGCGAATCTGAGCCGGCAAAAGGAGCAGCGGGCAAGATTAAAATTGCTGACAGCATATTAGATTCAAAAGGCGCGAACATTGCTTTCTCACTAACTGGCGCAGCCAATGACAATGCAAATGCAACAAAGCTAGCGAATGTTTTAACTGGCGATATTACCATTAATGGCACAAAAACAAGTGTGCTGGATTACTATGCGGGACTGATTGGCGAGCTTGGAATTAAAGCGCAAGAAGCGAATCGGCTCGCGTCTAATACTGAAACACAGCTTAACGACGCCGACATCAACCGTCAGCAAATGAGCGCAGTTTCTTTAGACGAAGAAATGACGAATATGATTCAATTCCAACACGCATACAATGCTGCTGCGAGGATGGTGACTTTACAAGACGAAATCCTTGATAAAGTGATTAACGGCATGGGTGTCGGAGGAAGGTAG
- the flgL gene encoding flagellar hook-associated protein FlgL: protein MRVTQGMIQQNSLRYIGSSYSKLDKLQSQISSGKKISKASDDPVVAMKGLKYHTQLSQVQQYQSNASQAFTWLENTETNITEGIDILTKVKDLAIQAKNDTNGEDERQAIGVEVKQLKEQLLKIANTQVNGRYIFNGTNSDTPPVTDNGDGTYTISDTADVVVNISNNMNLKVNSDPKSAFGGTSESGQNVFEMLDSFEQALSTGSIDGMDNVLEDIDQFSNGMSAERSDLGARYNRLELINTRLSAQEETATKVLSDNEDVELEKVITEFIAQQSVHRATLAVNAQIVQPTLIDFLK, encoded by the coding sequence ATGAGAGTAACACAGGGCATGATTCAGCAAAACTCATTGAGATATATCGGTTCAAGCTACTCGAAGCTGGATAAACTTCAATCACAGATTTCTTCAGGGAAAAAAATCTCAAAAGCATCCGATGACCCTGTCGTAGCTATGAAAGGCCTAAAATACCATACGCAATTATCCCAGGTTCAGCAATACCAAAGTAATGCTTCTCAAGCTTTTACCTGGCTTGAAAACACAGAAACGAATATTACTGAAGGAATTGACATTTTAACGAAAGTCAAAGACTTGGCTATTCAGGCTAAAAATGACACAAATGGTGAAGATGAGCGGCAAGCGATAGGCGTAGAAGTAAAGCAGTTAAAGGAACAGCTTTTAAAAATTGCGAATACACAAGTAAACGGCAGATATATCTTTAACGGAACGAATTCAGACACGCCTCCGGTTACTGATAACGGAGACGGAACTTATACCATTTCCGATACTGCTGATGTTGTGGTCAATATATCAAATAATATGAATTTAAAAGTGAATTCAGATCCAAAGTCAGCTTTTGGGGGCACGTCTGAAAGCGGACAGAATGTATTTGAAATGCTTGACTCATTTGAGCAAGCACTTAGTACGGGTTCAATCGATGGCATGGACAATGTTTTAGAGGATATTGATCAATTTTCTAACGGCATGAGTGCTGAACGCTCTGATCTCGGAGCTAGATATAATCGTCTTGAACTGATTAATACTAGGCTTTCAGCTCAAGAAGAAACAGCAACAAAAGTGTTGTCTGATAATGAAGATGTAGAACTGGAAAAAGTAATAACAGAATTTATTGCGCAGCAAAGCGTGCATAGGGCTACCCTTGCTGTAAATGCGCAAATTGTTCAGCCTACATTGATTGACTTTTTAAAGTAA
- a CDS encoding DUF6470 family protein — protein sequence MQIPRLIMHSVQGKIGLTTTPATLKMEQPQADLEIEQPSAEMEISVTSGKLTIDQTQAWEELDRKHVFKRIEEAAQQGQEDVMAGIARTVEEGEELMRIENKGNPIASQAKRNSEMQQIQLGEHYVPSLSRVKIQYTPSQLDIQITPQKPVIQAEPNKPIVDYTPGNVKVDMLQYPDLKIDVEYPKESFEK from the coding sequence ATGCAAATTCCCAGATTGATTATGCACAGTGTTCAAGGGAAAATTGGTTTAACGACGACGCCCGCCACCTTAAAAATGGAGCAGCCGCAAGCCGATCTCGAAATTGAACAGCCAAGCGCGGAAATGGAAATATCGGTTACGTCTGGAAAACTCACGATTGACCAAACGCAAGCATGGGAAGAATTAGACAGAAAGCATGTTTTCAAAAGAATTGAAGAAGCCGCACAACAAGGGCAGGAGGATGTAATGGCGGGAATAGCTCGAACTGTAGAAGAAGGAGAGGAGCTTATGAGAATTGAAAACAAAGGGAATCCAATTGCTTCACAAGCAAAGAGGAACTCTGAAATGCAACAAATTCAATTAGGCGAACATTATGTCCCGTCTCTTTCAAGAGTGAAAATCCAATATACCCCGTCACAGCTTGATATTCAGATTACGCCTCAAAAGCCTGTCATTCAGGCTGAACCGAATAAGCCAATTGTGGATTATACGCCGGGGAACGTTAAGGTTGACATGCTGCAATACCCTGATTTAAAAATAGATGTAGAATACCCGAAAGAATCATTCGAAAAGTAA
- the fliW gene encoding flagellar assembly protein FliW → MIIQTKYHGQMNVKEEQIILFESGIPGFLEEKQFVILPLSEDSPFVALQSVTSENLAFIVVSPFIFFKNYEFDLDASTAELLAIDNIEDVEVMAILTMAEPFEKSTANLLAPIIVNRKNMKAKQVVLHDSSYTTKHPIGGESC, encoded by the coding sequence ATGATCATTCAAACGAAGTACCATGGCCAAATGAACGTAAAAGAAGAACAAATTATTCTTTTTGAAAGCGGGATTCCAGGCTTTTTAGAAGAAAAACAGTTCGTTATTCTTCCGCTGTCAGAAGACTCTCCATTTGTGGCGCTGCAGTCCGTCACTTCAGAAAATCTTGCGTTCATCGTTGTCAGTCCGTTCATCTTTTTTAAGAACTATGAATTTGACCTTGATGCATCAACCGCCGAACTTTTGGCTATTGATAACATTGAAGACGTGGAAGTCATGGCCATATTGACCATGGCTGAGCCGTTCGAAAAATCGACTGCCAATTTATTGGCTCCCATTATTGTGAACCGCAAGAACATGAAGGCTAAGCAAGTCGTTTTACACGACTCCTCATATACGACAAAGCATCCGATTGGAGGAGAATCATGCTAG
- the csrA gene encoding carbon storage regulator CsrA — protein MLVLSRKINEAIQIGADIEVKVISIEGDQVKLGIEAPKHIDIHRKEIYLTIQEENNRAAALSSDVISALSSQKK, from the coding sequence ATGCTAGTTTTATCGCGGAAAATAAACGAAGCGATTCAAATAGGTGCTGATATTGAAGTGAAAGTCATTTCGATTGAAGGTGATCAAGTGAAGCTGGGAATTGAAGCCCCAAAGCATATTGATATTCACCGAAAAGAAATATACTTAACCATTCAGGAAGAAAACAACCGCGCGGCAGCGTTATCCAGCGATGTCATCTCCGCATTATCCTCACAAAAAAAGTGA
- the hag gene encoding flagellin Hag gives MRINHNIAALNTLNRLSSNNGASQKNMEKLSSGLRINRAGDDAAGLAISEKMRGQIRGLEMASKNSQDGISLIQTAEGALTETHSILQRVRELVVQAGNTGTQDGTDLQAIQDEIDSLVEEIGGGTNANGISDRTEFNGKSLLNGDFSSASGNKLTFQIGANGGQQLSVNIESMAATAIGAVDGTGALVAGEAVSDIDVTQFATNDATVATVGFNAQLKIVDDAINTVSKQRSELGAVQNRLEHTINNLSASGENLTAAESRIRDVDMAKEMSEFTKNNILSQASQAMLAQANQQPQNVLQLLR, from the coding sequence ATGAGAATTAACCACAATATCGCAGCGCTTAACACACTGAACCGTTTGTCTTCAAACAACGGTGCGAGCCAAAAGAACATGGAGAAACTTTCTTCAGGTCTTCGTATTAACCGTGCTGGAGATGACGCAGCAGGTCTTGCGATCTCTGAAAAAATGAGAGGACAAATCAGAGGTTTAGAAATGGCTTCTAAAAACTCTCAAGACGGAATCTCTCTTATCCAAACAGCTGAGGGTGCATTAACCGAAACTCACTCAATCCTTCAACGTGTTCGTGAACTAGTTGTTCAAGCAGGAAACACGGGTACTCAAGATGGTACTGATCTTCAAGCGATCCAAGACGAAATTGACTCTCTAGTTGAGGAAATTGGTGGAGGAACTAACGCTAACGGTATCTCTGACCGTACCGAGTTTAACGGAAAAAGTCTTCTTAACGGAGATTTCAGCTCTGCAAGCGGAAATAAATTAACTTTCCAAATTGGTGCTAACGGAGGACAACAGCTTTCTGTTAATATCGAAAGCATGGCTGCTACAGCTATCGGTGCTGTAGATGGTACAGGTGCTCTTGTAGCAGGAGAAGCAGTTTCTGACATTGATGTAACTCAATTTGCTACTAACGATGCTACTGTTGCAACTGTAGGATTCAATGCTCAGTTAAAAATTGTTGATGATGCGATCAATACAGTTTCAAAACAACGCTCTGAATTAGGTGCGGTACAAAACCGTCTTGAGCACACAATCAACAACTTGAGCGCTTCTGGTGAAAACTTGACAGCTGCTGAGTCTCGTATCCGTGACGTTGACATGGCGAAAGAAATGAGCGAGTTCACAAAGAACAACATTCTTTCTCAAGCTTCTCAAGCAATGCTTGCTCAAGCGAACCAACAGCCGCAAAACGTACTTCAATTATTACGTTAA
- the flaG gene encoding flagellar protein FlaG translates to MNIERLTTLQPVWDRYDTQIHNQKDHESEVPVQQVSYTNLSEMVGEMNKLLEPSQVHLKFELHEELNEYYVKVIEDSTNEVIREIPPKQWLDFYAAMTEFLGLFVDEKK, encoded by the coding sequence TTGAACATTGAAAGGCTCACTACGTTACAACCTGTTTGGGATCGTTATGATACTCAAATACATAATCAAAAAGATCATGAGAGTGAGGTTCCTGTTCAGCAAGTTTCATATACCAATCTCTCTGAAATGGTAGGGGAAATGAACAAGCTTTTGGAACCTTCGCAAGTTCACCTGAAGTTTGAGCTTCACGAAGAGTTAAATGAATACTATGTAAAGGTAATAGAGGACTCTACAAATGAAGTCATCCGCGAAATTCCGCCAAAACAGTGGCTTGATTTTTATGCGGCTATGACTGAATTTCTTGGGTTGTTTGTAGATGAAAAAAAGTAG
- a CDS encoding flagellar hook-associated protein 2, whose product MVMRITGLASGMDIDDIVSKLMQTERAPLDRLTQKKQTLEWQRDSYREVNTKIKELQDYMSKNTLTYPSTYQSKTVTSSNESVLTATGSSTAPNASSTVEVASLATSATYKADNYAGYTQGDYNLAFNVVAPGETTAKTVNISVTSADTIDNVISKINKSDLGVSAFKDKIWNGTEYVETIAFSSKATGAGGSIQAADSATADFMSGQLGFSLDADNKLIAYKEGTNAKVTIDGFEMEKLSNNFTVNGVTYSLKNTTATTGPVTTSVSTDVDGIYNQIKEFVDKYNELVDSLNEKLHEEKYRDYTPLTSEQKEAMSDKEVELWEEKAKSGLLRNDTSISTGTNQMRTDFYSQVTADGKTHQLTEFGITTSSTYQLRGHLEIDEKKLKAKIQEDPQSVAALFTNGTNSSPYSEKGIMKRIGDTLKSTVKSIEAKAGNSTMGTTDYSIGKNLNTISTNIIKMQDRLNTIETRYYKKFSAMDSAIQKMNEQASYLSQLLVQ is encoded by the coding sequence ATGGTCATGAGAATAACAGGTTTGGCGTCAGGAATGGATATAGATGATATCGTCTCAAAGCTGATGCAGACAGAAAGAGCGCCGCTTGACAGGCTGACGCAAAAAAAGCAGACGCTTGAATGGCAGCGTGACAGCTATCGGGAAGTAAATACTAAAATAAAAGAATTGCAAGATTATATGTCTAAAAATACGCTGACATATCCGAGTACGTATCAGAGCAAAACTGTGACTAGCTCAAACGAGTCTGTGTTAACTGCTACAGGAAGTTCAACTGCGCCAAATGCGTCTTCTACTGTTGAAGTAGCGAGCTTGGCAACTTCAGCAACGTATAAGGCCGATAATTATGCGGGATACACTCAAGGTGACTATAATTTGGCATTTAATGTTGTTGCGCCTGGCGAAACAACGGCAAAAACCGTCAACATCAGTGTGACGAGTGCTGATACGATTGATAATGTGATATCTAAAATTAACAAATCTGATCTTGGAGTATCAGCCTTTAAAGATAAAATTTGGAATGGTACCGAGTATGTAGAAACGATTGCGTTTTCTTCTAAAGCAACAGGCGCAGGAGGCAGCATACAGGCAGCAGACTCAGCTACAGCCGACTTTATGTCCGGCCAGCTTGGTTTTTCTTTAGACGCTGATAATAAGCTCATTGCATACAAAGAAGGAACAAATGCAAAAGTCACAATCGATGGCTTTGAAATGGAGAAGCTGTCAAACAACTTTACGGTTAACGGAGTTACCTACTCGCTCAAAAATACAACAGCAACCACAGGCCCTGTTACTACATCTGTTTCTACTGATGTGGACGGGATTTATAACCAAATTAAAGAGTTTGTAGATAAATACAATGAATTGGTTGACAGCTTGAATGAAAAGCTGCACGAAGAAAAATACAGAGACTATACTCCGTTGACGAGTGAACAAAAAGAAGCAATGTCCGATAAAGAAGTCGAACTCTGGGAAGAGAAGGCAAAAAGCGGTTTACTGAGAAATGATACCAGTATAAGCACGGGTACGAACCAAATGAGAACCGATTTTTATTCTCAAGTAACGGCTGATGGAAAAACGCATCAATTGACTGAGTTTGGCATCACCACTTCAAGCACTTATCAATTGCGGGGACATTTAGAGATTGATGAAAAAAAACTAAAGGCAAAAATACAAGAAGATCCGCAAAGTGTTGCCGCTTTATTTACAAACGGGACGAACAGCAGCCCTTATAGTGAAAAAGGAATTATGAAACGTATCGGTGACACACTGAAAAGCACAGTGAAAAGCATTGAAGCAAAAGCCGGTAACTCGACAATGGGCACCACTGACTACTCAATCGGTAAAAATTTAAATACAATCAGCACGAATATTATTAAAATGCAGGACCGATTGAATACCATTGAAACCCGCTACTATAAAAAATTTAGTGCAATGGATTCTGCGATTCAAAAAATGAATGAACAAGCGTCCTATTTATCACAGCTTCTTGTACAATAA
- the fliS gene encoding flagellar export chaperone FliS, with translation MAIQNPYTAYQQNSVNTATPGELTLMLYNGCLKFIRLASQAIENDDMERKNENLIKAQNIIQELNFTLNRNIELSNSMGAMYDYMYRRLVQANINSDMSMLAEVEGYVTDFRDAWKQAIQSERKDRHGSGGMA, from the coding sequence ATGGCGATCCAAAATCCTTATACAGCTTATCAGCAAAATTCAGTGAATACCGCTACACCCGGTGAACTGACGCTAATGCTGTATAATGGCTGTTTGAAATTTATAAGACTTGCATCCCAGGCTATCGAGAATGATGATATGGAACGTAAAAATGAGAATCTGATTAAAGCGCAAAATATCATACAGGAATTAAATTTCACACTGAACCGTAACATCGAGCTTTCCAATTCCATGGGCGCGATGTACGACTATATGTATCGTAGATTGGTGCAGGCAAATATCAATAGTGATATGAGCATGCTGGCTGAGGTTGAAGGCTATGTAACAGATTTTCGCGATGCATGGAAACAAGCCATTCAAAGTGAACGGAAGGACCGGCACGGATCAGGCGGAATGGCATGA
- a CDS encoding flagellar protein FliT, with protein MNNIDRLYTETKSMLSHIQDTPESDELLTEIEDFVAKRAELIQEISPPLSEEERKQMKLILTWDQLIVNEMGRLKQSIADELQQVKRKRTMHTTYLNPYNNITIDGRYYDKRK; from the coding sequence ATGAACAACATAGATCGACTATACACTGAGACGAAGAGTATGCTGTCACACATACAAGATACACCGGAAAGCGATGAACTTTTAACGGAAATCGAAGACTTTGTGGCTAAACGGGCAGAACTTATTCAGGAGATCTCTCCGCCGCTTTCAGAAGAAGAACGGAAGCAGATGAAACTGATTCTGACATGGGATCAGCTTATTGTGAATGAAATGGGAAGACTTAAGCAGTCGATCGCAGACGAGCTCCAGCAAGTGAAAAGAAAACGGACGATGCATACGACGTATTTAAATCCTTATAACAACATCACGATAGACGGCAGATATTATGACAAGCGTAAATAG
- the hpf gene encoding ribosome hibernation promotion factor, translating to MNYNIRGENIEVTPALKDHVEKKIGKLERYFDHSVNADVNVNLKFYNDKESKVEVTIPMIDLALRSEVHNEDMYNAIDLATNKLERQIRKHKTKVNRKFREQGSPKYLLANGLGSDTDIAVQDEIEDEDSLDIVRQKRFNLKPMDSEEAILQMNMLGHNFFVFTNAETNLTNVVYRRNDGKYGLIEPTE from the coding sequence ATGAACTATAACATCAGAGGAGAAAATATTGAAGTGACACCCGCGTTAAAGGATCATGTCGAGAAGAAAATCGGCAAGCTGGAGCGTTATTTTGACCATAGCGTGAATGCCGATGTGAACGTCAACTTGAAGTTTTACAATGACAAGGAGTCTAAAGTTGAGGTTACGATTCCGATGATAGATCTGGCGCTTCGGTCTGAGGTGCATAACGAGGATATGTACAACGCAATTGATCTCGCAACAAACAAACTGGAACGTCAAATCCGTAAGCATAAAACGAAAGTAAACCGCAAATTCCGTGAGCAGGGCTCTCCAAAATATCTATTAGCGAATGGTCTCGGCTCTGATACAGATATCGCGGTTCAGGATGAAATAGAAGACGAGGATAGCTTGGACATTGTCCGTCAGAAACGATTTAATTTAAAACCGATGGACAGTGAAGAAGCAATCTTGCAAATGAATATGCTTGGCCACAATTTCTTTGTTTTCACCAATGCGGAAACAAACCTTACAAATGTTGTATACCGCAGAAATGATGGGAAATATGGCTTGATTGAACCGACTGAATAA
- the secA gene encoding preprotein translocase subunit SecA, with product MLGILNKMFDPTKRTLNRYEKVANDIDAIRGDYENLSDDALKHKTIEFKERLEKGETTDDLLVEAFAVVREASRRVTGMFPFKVQLMGGVALHDGNIAEMKTGEGKTLTSTLPVYLNALTGKGVHIVTVNEYLASRDAEQMGKIFEFLGLTVGLNLNSLSKDEKREAYAADITYSTNNELGFDYLRDNMVLYKEQMVQRPLHFAVIDEVDSILIDEARTPLIISGQAAKSTKLYVQANAFVRTLKAEKDYTFDIKTKGVQLTEEGMTKAEKAFGIDNLFDVKHVALNHHINQSLKAHAAMQKDVDYVVEDGQVVIVDSFTGRLMKGRRYSEGLHQAIEAKEGLEIQNESMTLATITFQNYFRMYEKLAGMTGTAKTEEEEFRNIYNMQVVTIPTNKPVIRDDRPDLIYRSMEGKFKAVAEDVAQRYMTGQPVLVGTVAVETSELISKLLKNKGIPHQVLNAKNHEREAQIIEEAGQKGAITIATNMAGRGTDIKLGEGVKELGGLAVVGTERHESRRIDNQLRGRSGRQGDPGITQFYLSMEDELMRRFGAERTMAMLDRFGMDDSTPIQSKMVSRAVESSQKRVEGNNFDSRKQLLQYDDVLRQQREVIYKQRFEVIDSENLREIVENMIKSSLERAIAAYTPREELPEEWKLDGLVELVNTTYLDEGKLEKSDIFGKEPDEMHELIMDRIMTKYNEKEEDFGEEQMREFEKVIVLRAVDSKWMDHIDAMDQLRQGIHLRAYAQTNPLREYQMEGFAMFENMIESIEDEVAKFVMKAEIENNLEREEVVQGQTTAHQQQEGDDSKKAKKAPVRKVVDIGRNAPCHCGSGKKYKNCCGRAE from the coding sequence ATGCTTGGAATTTTAAATAAAATGTTTGATCCAACAAAACGTACGCTGAACAGATACGAAAAAGTAGCTAACGATATTGATGCGATTCGCGGAGACTATGAAAATCTCTCTGACGATGCACTGAAACATAAAACGATTGAATTTAAAGAGCGCCTTGAAAAAGGGGAGACAACCGATGATCTTCTTGTTGAAGCATTCGCCGTTGTTCGGGAAGCTTCACGCCGCGTAACCGGCATGTTTCCGTTCAAAGTCCAGCTCATGGGGGGCGTAGCGCTTCATGACGGAAATATCGCGGAAATGAAAACAGGGGAAGGGAAAACGTTAACGTCTACTCTGCCTGTTTATTTAAACGCGTTAACAGGAAAAGGCGTTCACATCGTGACTGTCAACGAATACTTGGCGAGCCGTGATGCTGAGCAAATGGGGAAAATTTTCGAGTTTCTCGGTTTGACTGTCGGCTTGAATTTAAACTCATTGTCAAAAGACGAAAAGCGGGAAGCTTATGCCGCGGACATTACTTACTCCACAAACAACGAGCTTGGCTTCGACTATTTGCGTGACAATATGGTTCTTTATAAAGAGCAGATGGTTCAGCGCCCGCTTCATTTTGCGGTAATAGATGAAGTTGACTCTATTTTAATTGATGAAGCAAGAACGCCGCTTATCATTTCTGGACAAGCTGCAAAATCCACTAAGCTGTACGTACAGGCAAATGCTTTTGTCCGCACATTAAAAGCAGAGAAGGATTATACGTTTGATATCAAAACAAAGGGTGTACAGCTGACTGAGGAAGGAATGACGAAAGCGGAAAAAGCGTTCGGCATTGATAACCTGTTTGATGTGAAGCATGTCGCGCTCAACCACCATATCAACCAGTCCCTAAAAGCACACGCTGCGATGCAGAAGGACGTTGACTACGTTGTAGAAGACGGACAGGTTGTTATTGTTGATTCGTTTACGGGACGCCTGATGAAAGGCCGCCGCTACAGCGAAGGCCTTCACCAAGCGATTGAAGCGAAGGAAGGGCTTGAGATTCAGAACGAAAGCATGACCTTGGCGACAATTACGTTCCAAAACTACTTCCGCATGTATGAAAAACTTGCCGGTATGACAGGTACGGCTAAGACAGAGGAAGAGGAATTCCGCAACATCTATAACATGCAGGTTGTCACGATCCCTACTAACAAGCCTGTTATCCGTGACGACCGTCCGGATTTAATTTACCGTTCGATGGAAGGGAAGTTTAAGGCCGTTGCGGAGGATGTCGCACAGCGTTACATGACGGGACAGCCTGTTCTTGTCGGTACGGTTGCGGTTGAAACATCTGAACTGATTTCTAAGCTGCTCAAAAACAAAGGGATTCCGCATCAAGTGTTAAACGCCAAAAACCATGAACGTGAAGCGCAGATTATTGAAGAGGCCGGCCAAAAAGGAGCAATTACGATTGCGACAAACATGGCGGGACGCGGTACGGACATTAAGCTTGGCGAAGGCGTAAAAGAACTTGGCGGTCTTGCTGTTGTCGGAACGGAACGACATGAATCACGCCGGATCGACAATCAGCTGCGGGGGCGTTCTGGACGTCAGGGAGACCCGGGGATTACCCAATTTTATCTTTCTATGGAAGATGAATTGATGCGCAGATTCGGAGCTGAGCGGACAATGGCGATGCTTGACCGCTTCGGTATGGACGACTCTACTCCAATTCAAAGCAAAATGGTATCCCGCGCGGTTGAATCGTCTCAAAAACGCGTCGAAGGCAATAACTTCGATTCACGTAAACAGCTCCTGCAATATGATGACGTTCTCCGCCAGCAGCGTGAGGTCATTTATAAGCAGCGCTTTGAAGTCATTGATTCTGAAAACTTGCGTGAAATCGTTGAGAATATGATCAAGTCTTCTCTTGAACGTGCTATTGCAGCTTATACGCCAAGAGAAGAGCTTCCTGAGGAGTGGAAGCTTGACGGTCTTGTTGAGCTTGTCAACACGACTTATCTTGATGAAGGCAAGCTTGAGAAAAGCGACATCTTCGGCAAAGAGCCGGATGAAATGCATGAGCTCATTATGGATCGCATCATGACCAAATATAATGAAAAAGAAGAGGACTTCGGCGAAGAGCAAATGCGTGAATTCGAAAAAGTCATCGTCCTTCGCGCCGTTGATTCAAAATGGATGGATCACATCGACGCAATGGATCAGCTTCGCCAAGGGATTCACCTTCGAGCTTACGCGCAGACAAATCCGCTTCGTGAGTATCAAATGGAAGGCTTTGCGATGTTTGAGAATATGATTGAATCGATCGAGGACGAGGTCGCAAAATTTGTGATGAAAGCTGAGATTGAAAACAATCTGGAGCGTGAAGAGGTTGTACAGGGCCAGACAACGGCTCATCAGCAGCAAGAAGGCGACGACAGCAAAAAAGCAAAAAAAGCACCGGTTCGCAAAGTGGTTGATATCGGCCGAAATGCCCCATGCCACTGCGGAAGCGGAAAAAAATATAAAAATTGCTGCGGCCGGGCTGAGTAA